A single genomic interval of halophilic archaeon DL31 harbors:
- a CDS encoding ferredoxin (PFAM: Ferredoxin~KEGG: hla:Hlac_2176 ferredoxin), which produces MPTVEYLNYEVLDDHGWSMDDDDLFEQAADADLSDEDYGNLDVNQGEYILEAAEAQGYDWPFSCRAGACANCAAIAVEGEIDMDMQQILSDEEVEERNVRLTCIGSPATDEVMIVYNAKHLDYLQNRVI; this is translated from the coding sequence ATGCCCACCGTCGAATACCTCAACTACGAAGTGCTTGACGACCACGGCTGGTCGATGGACGACGACGACCTCTTCGAGCAGGCCGCCGACGCGGACCTGTCGGACGAGGACTACGGAAACCTGGACGTGAACCAGGGCGAGTATATCCTGGAGGCCGCCGAGGCCCAGGGCTACGACTGGCCCTTCTCCTGCCGCGCCGGCGCGTGTGCGAACTGCGCCGCCATCGCGGTCGAGGGTGAGATCGACATGGACATGCAGCAGATTCTCTCCGACGAGGAGGTCGAGGAGAGGAACGTCCGCCTCACCTGCATCGGCTCGCCGGCCACGGACGAGGTAATGATCGTCTACAACGCAAAGCACCTCGACTACCTGCAGAACCGCGTCATCTAA
- a CDS encoding Uncharacterized protein family UPF0029, Impact, N-terminal protein (PFAM: Uncharacterised protein family UPF0029, Impact, N-terminal~KEGG: hvo:HVO_2983 hypothetical protein) — translation MADSFRTVAGPGRARFEVRGSEFIGHVDRADTVETAEAFIDAVRTEYDDATHNVPAYRVPAGEASPETVTEVMLREYQSDDGEPTGSSGKPALNVLQQRDIRNVVAVVTRYYGGTNLGVGGLARSYSRAVKDAVDEAGVEEQQPRHRFSVGVEYDDSGTVRGLLEGADCEFEAAYEADVRFEVSTPVDASAALRDRIQSATSGRAVIE, via the coding sequence GTGGCCGACAGCTTCCGAACCGTCGCCGGCCCCGGCCGGGCCCGCTTCGAGGTCCGGGGCTCGGAGTTCATCGGCCACGTCGACCGCGCCGACACCGTTGAGACGGCCGAAGCGTTCATCGACGCCGTGCGGACGGAGTACGACGACGCGACGCACAACGTCCCCGCGTACCGCGTCCCAGCGGGCGAGGCGTCGCCCGAAACCGTGACCGAGGTGATGCTTCGGGAGTACCAGAGCGACGACGGTGAGCCGACAGGCTCCTCTGGCAAGCCGGCGCTGAACGTGCTCCAGCAGCGCGATATCCGCAACGTCGTCGCCGTCGTCACGCGCTATTACGGCGGGACGAATCTCGGCGTTGGTGGGCTGGCCCGCTCGTACTCTCGGGCGGTCAAGGACGCTGTCGACGAGGCCGGTGTCGAGGAGCAGCAACCCCGCCACCGCTTCTCGGTTGGTGTCGAATACGACGACTCCGGCACCGTGCGGGGGCTGCTCGAAGGCGCCGACTGCGAGTTCGAGGCGGCCTACGAGGCAGACGTTCGATTCGAGGTGTCGACCCCCGTGGATGCGAGTGCGGCACTCCGAGACCGTATCCAGTCGGCCACAAGCGGGCGTGCAGTAATCGAGTAA
- a CDS encoding amino acid-binding ACT domain protein (PFAM: Amino acid-binding ACT~KEGG: nph:NP1404A hypothetical protein), whose amino-acid sequence MFDEIMGKFEGSPSQQAVVRLLLERGFSINDEGRVVSGSIEIPNTQIAGEIGVDRRVVDSTTDALLADEELRRIFQNISAVPSLMDLAPMLNLTVITVEVGDADSPGLVADVTGLIAEEGLTIRQVISDDPEFADEPKLYVILDEAPSGELLKAVRELSFVRQVGF is encoded by the coding sequence ATGTTCGACGAGATCATGGGGAAGTTCGAGGGCTCACCCTCCCAGCAGGCGGTGGTCCGGCTGCTGCTCGAGCGCGGCTTCTCCATCAACGACGAGGGCCGCGTAGTTTCGGGGAGTATCGAAATCCCCAACACGCAGATTGCGGGCGAAATCGGTGTCGACCGCCGCGTCGTGGACTCGACGACCGACGCCCTGCTGGCTGATGAGGAGCTGCGGCGCATTTTCCAGAACATCTCGGCGGTCCCGAGCCTGATGGACCTCGCGCCCATGCTGAACCTGACGGTTATCACCGTCGAAGTCGGCGACGCCGATTCGCCCGGACTCGTCGCGGATGTGACTGGCCTCATCGCCGAGGAGGGGCTGACCATTCGGCAGGTCATCTCCGACGACCCCGAGTTCGCCGATGAACCCAAACTCTACGTCATTCTGGACGAGGCGCCTTCCGGCGAACTGCTGAAGGCCGTCCGGGAGCTCTCGTTCGTCCGGCAGGTCGGGTTCTGA
- a CDS encoding hypothetical protein (KEGG: hvo:HVO_2985 hypothetical protein), whose product MTDLQSCFFCGTAEDVQEYAVVPPRYTDDGDPQVAVLCAQCKPKLLQVIEPLVNRLESDNGQVDSGATTQPQSQSTDGITMSTDRPASEPETAAPEPTDSGADEQTPATENTAETTPSEPGDVVPDAAQPPNYRRAMRMLSNREFPLDRTEVESLLAGAYDMENHELDTVLSYAVETGDLHEEDGQFFDGEQ is encoded by the coding sequence ATGACCGACCTCCAATCGTGTTTCTTCTGCGGAACCGCCGAGGATGTACAGGAGTACGCGGTGGTCCCACCGCGATACACCGACGATGGCGACCCGCAGGTCGCCGTGCTCTGTGCGCAGTGTAAGCCGAAACTGCTGCAGGTCATCGAACCGCTCGTGAACCGCCTCGAGAGCGACAATGGCCAGGTAGATTCCGGAGCGACGACGCAGCCCCAGAGCCAGTCCACCGACGGCATCACGATGAGCACGGATCGGCCGGCTTCAGAGCCCGAAACGGCCGCCCCTGAACCGACCGATTCGGGTGCGGACGAGCAGACCCCTGCCACGGAGAACACAGCGGAGACGACTCCATCCGAACCCGGCGACGTTGTCCCGGACGCCGCTCAGCCGCCGAACTACCGGCGCGCGATGCGGATGCTCTCGAACCGGGAGTTCCCACTCGACCGGACGGAGGTCGAGTCACTGCTCGCCGGTGCGTACGACATGGAGAATCACGAACTCGACACAGTGCTCTCGTACGCTGTCGAGACAGGCGACCTGCACGAGGAGGACGGGCAGTTCTTCGACGGTGAGCAGTAG
- a CDS encoding Imidazoleglycerol-phosphate dehydratase (HAMAP: Imidazoleglycerol-phosphate dehydratase~KEGG: hla:Hlac_2701 imidazoleglycerol-phosphate dehydratase~PFAM: Imidazoleglycerol-phosphate dehydratase): protein MSERHATVSRETAETTIDCTLVLDGDGESEVDTGIGFLDHMLDSFARHGLFDLELTCEGDLHVDEHHTVEDVGIVLGQAFDEALGDRTGIRRFADRTIPMDEAQASVVVDVSGRPYFRFDGSFSQAHIAEFTSVLARHFARSLGQHAGLTLHVEIEGENAHHEVEALFKALARALDDATRFDRRRDDTPSTKGEL, encoded by the coding sequence ATGAGCGAACGTCACGCGACCGTTTCCCGAGAGACCGCCGAGACGACGATCGACTGCACGCTGGTCCTCGACGGCGACGGCGAGAGCGAGGTGGACACCGGCATCGGGTTTCTCGACCACATGCTCGACTCCTTCGCCCGGCACGGTCTCTTCGACCTCGAACTGACCTGCGAGGGAGACCTGCACGTCGACGAGCATCATACTGTCGAAGACGTGGGTATCGTCCTCGGGCAGGCGTTCGACGAGGCGCTGGGCGACCGGACAGGCATCCGGCGGTTCGCGGACCGCACGATTCCGATGGACGAGGCGCAGGCGAGCGTCGTCGTCGACGTGTCCGGGCGGCCCTACTTCCGGTTCGACGGGTCGTTCTCCCAGGCGCATATCGCTGAGTTCACCAGTGTGCTCGCCCGGCACTTCGCGCGCTCGCTGGGCCAACACGCCGGCCTCACGCTGCACGTCGAGATCGAGGGGGAGAACGCCCACCACGAGGTTGAGGCGCTGTTCAAGGCGCTCGCGCGGGCGCTCGACGACGCCACCCGGTTCGACAGGCGGCGGGACGACACCCCGAGCACGAAAGGCGAACTCTGA
- a CDS encoding Cupin 2 conserved barrel domain protein (PFAM: Cupin 2, conserved barrel~KEGG: hje:HacjB3_06565 cupin 2 conserved barrel domain protein): MDYYVPDEDDFVEAVDDVHLTVGAAGEETSVQHFTIEPGAEVPSHQHHHEQAGLITQGELTFELDDGERITVGPGESYVLLGDEVHGAVNEGDEVVKGIDVFAPPRTDPDWAE; the protein is encoded by the coding sequence ATGGACTACTACGTCCCTGACGAAGACGACTTCGTAGAGGCTGTCGACGACGTGCACCTGACGGTTGGCGCCGCCGGTGAGGAGACCAGCGTCCAGCACTTCACCATCGAACCGGGTGCGGAGGTGCCCTCTCACCAGCACCACCACGAACAGGCCGGCCTCATCACGCAGGGGGAACTCACCTTTGAACTCGACGACGGCGAGCGGATTACCGTCGGGCCGGGCGAGTCCTACGTCCTGCTGGGCGACGAGGTTCACGGCGCCGTGAACGAAGGCGACGAAGTGGTGAAAGGCATCGACGTGTTCGCGCCGCCGCGGACGGACCCCGACTGGGCGGAGTAG
- a CDS encoding hypothetical protein (KEGG: hsl:OE1067R hypothetical protein), giving the protein MSVFRTHFKTDDSAYPSGYKYSLHFGTLDGETILRYDNSHEDTKGHEHHTADGVEEIEFPGMVELLERFEEEAAECRP; this is encoded by the coding sequence GTGAGCGTTTTCAGGACTCACTTCAAGACGGACGATTCGGCGTACCCGTCGGGCTACAAGTATTCGCTCCACTTCGGCACGCTCGACGGAGAAACGATACTCCGGTATGATAACTCCCACGAGGACACGAAGGGACACGAGCACCACACTGCCGACGGGGTCGAGGAAATCGAGTTCCCCGGGATGGTCGAACTCCTCGAACGCTTCGAGGAGGAAGCCGCCGAATGCCGACCGTGA
- a CDS encoding hypothetical protein (KEGG: hma:pNG4024 hypothetical protein), whose product MTDTEPNPDDRTLHVYVGEANRLREQTKDMLRAVEAGEAFEDVGHTHVLNFESEAELARLLSPANLALLRAIRQHEPESMRAAVGIVDRDFKEVHRNLTELSELGVIELVKDGRSKRPVAQYDDIEVHYSLVTDDASTEQAGA is encoded by the coding sequence ATGACTGACACCGAACCGAACCCCGACGACCGAACGCTCCACGTCTACGTGGGCGAGGCGAACCGACTCCGTGAACAGACGAAGGACATGCTCCGAGCCGTCGAAGCCGGCGAAGCGTTTGAGGACGTGGGTCACACCCACGTACTCAACTTCGAGTCCGAGGCCGAACTCGCGCGGCTCCTCAGCCCTGCGAACCTCGCACTCCTCCGGGCAATCCGCCAGCACGAACCCGAGAGCATGCGGGCCGCTGTGGGAATCGTCGACCGAGACTTCAAAGAGGTACACCGGAACCTCACGGAACTCTCCGAGCTCGGCGTGATCGAACTGGTCAAGGACGGCCGTTCGAAGCGCCCGGTCGCGCAGTACGACGACATCGAGGTGCACTACTCGCTCGTGACCGACGACGCGTCGACCGAGCAGGCTGGCGCGTAG
- a CDS encoding isocitrate dehydrogenase, NADP-dependent (TIGRFAM: Isocitrate dehydrogenase NADP-dependent, prokaryotic~KEGG: hsl:OE3634F isocitrate dehydrogenase (NADP)~PFAM: Isocitrate/isopropylmalate dehydrogenase), whose amino-acid sequence MSYEHIEPPEEGTKIELTDEETGELSVPNDPVIPIIHGDGIGKDVGPAAQKVLDAAAEATGRQINWMEVYAGQSARDIYDENLPDETVEAIREHRVAIKGPLTTPVGAGFRSLNVALRQTLDLFANVRPTYYLDGVPSPMKAPEEMDMVTFRENTEDVYAGIEWEAGTEDVEKVREFVEEEMGFDSTMHDGPIGIGIKPITEFASKRLVREAIDYAIENDRDTVTLVHKGNIMKFTEGQFGDWGMEVAEEEYDDEEVFAAPDSLWEEQDEVDIPEDAVMVEERLADAMLQWMQLRTDEFDVLAMPNLNGDYLSDAAGAQIGGLGVAPGANFGAGRCLAEPVHGSAPKRAGQNQANPSALMLSGRLMFEYMGWEDAGTLIRDAVEKTIDDGTVTYDLARQREDAEKVSTTEYAEKVVENIEKLS is encoded by the coding sequence ATGAGCTACGAGCATATCGAACCGCCCGAAGAGGGCACCAAAATCGAACTCACCGACGAGGAAACTGGCGAGCTTTCCGTGCCGAACGACCCGGTCATCCCAATCATCCACGGCGACGGCATCGGCAAGGACGTCGGTCCCGCCGCCCAGAAGGTGCTGGACGCCGCCGCCGAGGCGACCGGTCGACAGATCAACTGGATGGAGGTCTACGCTGGCCAGTCCGCCCGCGACATCTACGACGAGAATCTCCCCGACGAGACAGTCGAGGCCATCCGCGAGCACCGCGTCGCCATCAAGGGCCCGCTGACGACGCCCGTCGGCGCCGGCTTCCGCAGCCTCAACGTCGCGCTGCGCCAGACGCTCGACCTGTTCGCGAACGTTCGGCCGACCTACTACCTCGACGGCGTCCCGTCACCGATGAAAGCGCCCGAGGAGATGGATATGGTGACGTTCCGGGAGAACACCGAGGACGTGTACGCCGGCATCGAGTGGGAGGCCGGCACCGAGGACGTCGAGAAGGTCCGCGAGTTCGTCGAGGAGGAGATGGGCTTCGACTCCACGATGCACGACGGCCCCATCGGGATCGGCATCAAGCCCATCACCGAGTTCGCCAGCAAGCGCCTCGTGCGTGAGGCCATCGACTACGCCATCGAGAACGACCGCGACACGGTCACGCTGGTCCACAAGGGCAACATCATGAAGTTCACCGAGGGGCAGTTCGGTGACTGGGGGATGGAGGTTGCCGAAGAGGAGTACGACGACGAGGAGGTCTTTGCGGCCCCCGATTCGCTCTGGGAGGAGCAGGACGAGGTTGACATCCCGGAGGACGCCGTCATGGTCGAGGAGCGCCTCGCCGACGCGATGCTCCAGTGGATGCAGCTCCGTACCGACGAGTTCGACGTGCTCGCCATGCCGAACCTCAACGGCGACTACCTCTCCGACGCCGCGGGCGCCCAGATCGGCGGCCTCGGCGTCGCACCCGGCGCTAACTTCGGCGCGGGTCGCTGTCTCGCCGAACCCGTCCACGGCTCCGCGCCCAAGCGCGCCGGCCAGAACCAGGCCAACCCGAGTGCGCTTATGCTCTCGGGCCGCCTGATGTTCGAGTACATGGGCTGGGAGGACGCCGGGACGCTCATCCGTGACGCTGTCGAGAAGACCATTGACGACGGGACCGTCACCTACGACCTCGCCCGCCAGCGCGAGGACGCTGAGAAGGTCTCTACGACGGAGTATGCCGAGAAGGTCGTCGAGAACATCGAAAAGCTCTCATAG
- a CDS encoding Asparaginase (KEGG: hbo:Hbor_09920 asparaginase~PFAM: Peptidase T2, asparaginase 2), with amino-acid sequence MHIIVHGGAGGVPDEPEARQAVLDDAAEAGARADDPVDAVEAAVNVLEADDRFNAGYGGAIQSDGEVRTDAGLMTADRETGAVASMDGVRDAISAARVVMEETPHIFITGEHAVDLASEFGVETDVELLTPEASEEYADEHPPTAGPTAHLEWLEERFGGHDTVGAVAFDDGEFAAATSTGGRSWALSGRVGDVPQVGSGFYCTPAGGASATGAGEDIAKVTLTQRAVQKLEAGADAQTAAAEAIEEFDDITGSSAGVIVADEEDVGSAFNSEGMQTSTATR; translated from the coding sequence ATGCACATCATCGTACACGGTGGCGCAGGTGGCGTTCCAGACGAACCCGAGGCCCGACAGGCGGTGCTCGACGACGCAGCCGAGGCAGGTGCCCGGGCGGACGACCCCGTCGACGCCGTCGAAGCGGCCGTCAACGTGCTCGAGGCCGACGACCGATTCAACGCAGGCTACGGCGGTGCGATCCAGTCCGACGGCGAGGTTCGGACGGACGCGGGCCTGATGACCGCTGACCGCGAGACGGGCGCTGTCGCCAGCATGGACGGTGTTCGGGACGCGATTTCCGCCGCCCGTGTCGTGATGGAGGAGACGCCCCACATCTTCATCACCGGCGAGCACGCCGTCGACCTCGCGAGCGAGTTCGGCGTCGAGACCGACGTCGAGTTGCTCACCCCCGAGGCCAGTGAAGAGTACGCGGACGAGCACCCACCGACCGCAGGGCCGACAGCCCATCTCGAGTGGCTGGAGGAGCGGTTCGGCGGCCACGACACCGTCGGCGCCGTCGCGTTTGACGACGGCGAGTTCGCGGCTGCAACCTCCACGGGTGGGCGCTCGTGGGCACTTTCGGGCCGTGTCGGTGACGTGCCCCAGGTGGGCTCGGGCTTCTACTGCACCCCCGCCGGCGGCGCCTCCGCGACGGGCGCGGGCGAGGATATCGCGAAGGTGACCCTGACCCAACGTGCGGTCCAGAAACTGGAGGCCGGTGCCGACGCCCAGACCGCCGCCGCGGAGGCTATCGAGGAGTTCGACGACATCACGGGCTCCTCAGCGGGCGTCATCGTCGCCGACGAGGAGGATGTCGGCTCGGCGTTCAACTCCGAGGGGATGCAGACCAGTACGGCCACACGCTAA
- a CDS encoding transposase IS4 family protein (KEGG: nmg:Nmag_1353 transposase IS4 family protein): MVETTEVKQVCRAASTLLYPALEFGIKPCGTYTREDFKEVLSRIAFDQEFANTGGKTVQLDRSEPVDITSTARNPLAKSLLYHLRHLNG, translated from the coding sequence ATGGTCGAAACAACCGAAGTAAAGCAGGTCTGTCGTGCTGCTTCCACGCTGCTGTATCCGGCGCTTGAGTTTGGAATCAAGCCTTGTGGAACCTACACGAGAGAGGACTTCAAGGAAGTCCTCTCTCGGATCGCTTTCGATCAGGAGTTCGCCAACACAGGCGGTAAAACCGTCCAACTGGACCGGTCCGAGCCAGTCGACATCACGTCGACGGCTCGCAATCCCCTCGCAAAATCCCTGCTTTACCATCTTCGCCACCTCAACGGGTAG
- a CDS encoding Tyrosyl-tRNA synthetase (PFAM: Aminoacyl-tRNA synthetase, class Ib~TIGRFAM: Tyrosyl-tRNA synthetase, class Ib, bacterial/mitochondrial~HAMAP: Tyrosyl-tRNA synthetase~KEGG: hvo:HVO_0138 tyrosyl-tRNA synthetase), with protein MDAHDLITRNAAEVVTEEEVEELAADPQGKRAYVGYEPSGVLHIGHMLGANKLIDLQEAGIEVVILLADVHAYLNGKGTFEEIRDTAERMQEQFVAYGLDEENTEFVLGSEFQFDEEYVLDLHALELETTLSRAERAMSEIGAGDSVTVSQAVYPLMQALDIEYLDIDLAVGGMEQRKVHMLARDTLPSVGYESPTCLHTPLISELGTGIGKMSSSSGISISMEDSIEDIEEKVNSAFCPAGEVDPEPTEDGEERNNPVLEIFEYHVFPRFDEVVVERPEEYGGDLEYGSYEDLEADFASGELHPADAKPTLASYLDRLIEPGRQKLEEQRA; from the coding sequence ATGGACGCACACGACCTGATCACCCGCAATGCTGCGGAGGTCGTCACCGAGGAGGAGGTCGAGGAGCTGGCAGCCGATCCCCAGGGCAAGCGCGCCTACGTCGGCTACGAGCCCTCCGGCGTGCTGCACATCGGCCACATGCTCGGCGCGAACAAGCTCATCGATCTGCAGGAGGCAGGGATCGAGGTCGTCATCCTGCTGGCGGACGTGCACGCCTACCTCAACGGGAAGGGGACGTTCGAGGAGATTCGCGACACCGCAGAACGGATGCAGGAGCAGTTCGTCGCCTACGGGCTGGACGAGGAGAACACGGAGTTCGTGCTCGGCTCGGAGTTCCAGTTCGACGAGGAGTACGTCCTCGACCTTCACGCGCTCGAACTCGAGACCACGCTCTCCCGTGCCGAGCGCGCAATGTCCGAAATCGGTGCTGGTGACTCAGTGACGGTCTCGCAGGCAGTCTACCCGCTGATGCAGGCGCTGGACATCGAGTACCTCGACATCGACCTCGCGGTCGGCGGGATGGAGCAGCGGAAAGTCCACATGCTCGCCCGCGACACGCTCCCCTCCGTGGGGTACGAATCACCGACCTGTCTCCACACGCCGCTCATCTCGGAACTCGGGACCGGCATCGGGAAGATGTCCAGCAGTTCGGGCATCTCCATCTCGATGGAAGACTCTATCGAGGACATCGAGGAGAAGGTCAACAGCGCGTTCTGCCCGGCCGGCGAGGTCGACCCCGAGCCGACCGAGGACGGCGAGGAGCGCAACAACCCCGTGCTGGAAATCTTCGAGTACCACGTGTTCCCGCGCTTCGACGAGGTGGTGGTCGAGCGCCCCGAGGAGTACGGCGGCGACCTCGAATACGGGAGCTATGAGGACCTCGAGGCGGATTTCGCGTCGGGCGAACTCCACCCCGCCGACGCGAAGCCAACGCTCGCGAGTTACCTCGACCGACTCATCGAGCCGGGGCGACAGAAGCTCGAAGAACAGCGAGCGTAA
- a CDS encoding hypothetical protein (KEGG: hmu:Hmuk_0705 hypothetical protein) has product MFDKLGIGGVVGLLLLLAGILLVAWENLLIAAGIALVLAGLGLVVRALVTGVMRQFGMF; this is encoded by the coding sequence ATGTTCGACAAACTCGGCATCGGCGGCGTCGTCGGCCTGTTGCTCCTGCTCGCCGGCATCCTGCTGGTCGCGTGGGAGAACCTCCTGATCGCTGCCGGAATCGCGCTGGTGCTCGCAGGACTCGGTCTGGTTGTGCGAGCGCTCGTGACTGGCGTGATGCGGCAGTTCGGAATGTTCTGA
- a CDS encoding Translation initiation factor 1A (SMART: Translation initiation factor 1A (eIF-1A)~TIGRFAM: Translation initiation factor 1A (eIF-1A)~KEGG: hsl:OE4136R translation initiation factor IF-1A~HAMAP: Translation initiation factor 1A~PFAM: S1, IF1 type): MADENEGPEGVRMPEDDEQFAEVEEMLGANRVRVRCADGETRTARIPGRMRKREWIRDGDLVLVSPWDWQDEKADIEHRYENADADRLRDGGYVS; the protein is encoded by the coding sequence ATGGCCGACGAGAACGAGGGACCCGAGGGCGTCCGGATGCCCGAGGACGACGAGCAGTTCGCCGAAGTCGAGGAGATGCTCGGCGCGAACCGCGTCCGCGTGCGCTGTGCCGACGGCGAGACGCGCACAGCCCGCATCCCCGGCCGGATGCGCAAGCGCGAGTGGATCCGCGACGGCGACTTAGTGCTCGTGAGCCCCTGGGACTGGCAGGACGAAAAGGCCGATATCGAACACCGCTATGAGAACGCCGACGCCGACCGCCTCCGCGACGGCGGCTACGTCAGCTAA
- a CDS encoding Non-specific serine/threonine protein kinase (PFAM: RIO-like kinase~KEGG: nmg:Nmag_2087 RIO-like kinase~SMART: RIO kinase), translating to MSEDYGFLDEENVEMPGDEFEEIDVADTAEDEEGRRQDREFDEFRKRLKNVERLKVEQSVFDDATLAALYKLVQDGHVQAFGGPLSTGKEANVYEASGREGNVAVKIYRISASDFRQMKDYLAGDPRFEGLGNNKKATVLAWTRKEFANLTRARRAGVRVPEPIAVQRNVLVMELVGQADERRAPRLAEVDVENPEQAYEVVREYMRRLYAAGLVHGDLSEYNMIVHEGELVIIDLGQAVTVHHPNAMDFLERDCYNVATFFSRQGLEVTGEELEAYVTEPEPEPGSDLEESNQPTDNA from the coding sequence ATGAGTGAGGATTACGGCTTTCTCGACGAGGAGAACGTCGAGATGCCCGGCGACGAGTTCGAGGAGATCGACGTCGCCGACACCGCCGAGGACGAGGAAGGGCGCCGACAGGACCGCGAGTTCGACGAGTTCCGCAAGCGACTCAAGAATGTCGAGCGGCTGAAAGTCGAGCAGAGCGTCTTCGACGACGCCACCCTCGCCGCGCTGTACAAACTGGTTCAGGACGGCCACGTCCAGGCGTTCGGCGGCCCGCTCTCGACGGGGAAGGAGGCCAACGTGTACGAGGCCAGCGGGAGGGAGGGCAACGTCGCGGTCAAAATCTACCGCATCAGCGCCTCTGACTTCCGGCAGATGAAGGATTACCTCGCGGGCGACCCCCGATTCGAGGGGCTGGGCAACAACAAGAAAGCGACTGTGCTCGCCTGGACCCGCAAGGAGTTCGCCAACCTCACCCGCGCCCGCCGGGCCGGCGTCAGAGTGCCCGAACCCATCGCCGTCCAGCGAAACGTCCTCGTGATGGAGTTGGTCGGGCAGGCCGACGAGCGCCGCGCGCCGCGGCTTGCGGAGGTGGACGTCGAGAACCCCGAACAGGCCTACGAAGTGGTGCGGGAGTACATGCGACGGCTCTACGCCGCCGGACTCGTCCACGGCGACCTCTCGGAGTACAACATGATCGTCCACGAGGGCGAACTGGTCATCATCGACCTCGGGCAGGCGGTGACGGTTCACCACCCCAATGCCATGGATTTCCTCGAACGAGACTGCTACAACGTGGCGACGTTCTTCTCGCGGCAAGGGCTGGAGGTGACTGGCGAGGAACTGGAAGCTTACGTCACCGAACCCGAGCCAGAACCCGGGAGCGACCTGGAGGAGTCGAACCAGCCCACTGACAACGCCTGA
- a CDS encoding KH domain protein (KEGG: hbo:Hbor_00890 universal archaeal kh domain protein~TIGRFAM: KH domain protein, archaea~SMART: K Homology) has translation MQHVTVPQDRIGVLIGSGGETMREIEDRAGVRLDIDSEDGSVGIETVGDPIAAMDAPDIVKAIGRGFKPESALKLLESEMRRFTLIDLNEQTRNKNDLQRQKGRLIGEDGRTRELMEQFSGAEVVIYGSTVGIIGEPEEVETVRRAVGMILDGAPHGPVYSFLERKHNQMKQGWNVRERT, from the coding sequence ATGCAACACGTAACGGTTCCACAGGACCGTATCGGCGTCCTCATCGGCTCCGGGGGCGAGACGATGCGGGAGATCGAGGACCGCGCCGGCGTTCGCCTCGACATCGACTCCGAGGACGGGTCGGTCGGCATCGAAACGGTCGGTGACCCCATCGCCGCGATGGACGCCCCAGATATCGTGAAGGCCATCGGTCGCGGCTTCAAGCCCGAATCGGCGCTGAAGCTGCTGGAGAGCGAGATGCGGCGGTTCACCCTCATCGACCTGAACGAACAGACACGGAACAAGAACGACCTGCAGCGCCAGAAAGGCCGCCTCATCGGTGAGGACGGCCGGACCCGGGAGCTGATGGAACAGTTCAGTGGTGCGGAAGTCGTCATCTACGGCTCGACGGTCGGCATCATCGGCGAACCCGAGGAAGTCGAGACCGTTCGGCGAGCAGTCGGGATGATTCTCGACGGCGCACCCCACGGGCCGGTCTACTCGTTCCTCGAGCGCAAGCACAACCAGATGAAGCAGGGCTGGAACGTCCGCGAGCGGACGTAA